The Mangrovivirga cuniculi genomic sequence CGTTTCGGATGATGGAAAGGGGTTTGATCCGGCACATGTAGATAATCCATTAAATATTGAAAAAGGTATCGGCTTAGCAAACATTGAAGGCCGGATAAAACTTTTAAATGGAGACTGGGACATCCAGTCAGAAGAAAATATTGGTACCAAAGTAAAAATTAATATACCTAAAGCCCAGTGAATATTAAAAACACAAATATTATCATAGCAGACGACCACGCCTTATTTAGAAAGGGGCTGGCTAGTCTGGTAAAAATGACATTTAATATTCCTGAAATCAGGGAAGCCGGAGGAGGAAAGGAGCTAATAAAACTTATTGAAGAAGACAAGCCAGACCTGATATTGCTTGATCTGAATATGCCTAATATGGATGGCGTGGATGCCGCATCATTTATAATTAATAATTATCCCGATATAAAAATCTTAGTCATTTCTATGTTTGATGATGAGCGCTATGTACATCATATGATGGAAATGGGAGCCAATGGATATATATTAAAAAATGCCGAACCAGAAGAAGTGGAGAAGGCAATCTCCAATGTGTTAAAGTACGGGTATTATTTTAACGACCTTGTCAACGATGTAGTAAAAAAGGGATTTGGAAAAAGTAATACAAGTAATCATTTTGGTTTTAAAGATAATATTAATCTCACCCAGAGAGA encodes the following:
- a CDS encoding response regulator transcription factor — its product is MNIKNTNIIIADDHALFRKGLASLVKMTFNIPEIREAGGGKELIKLIEEDKPDLILLDLNMPNMDGVDAASFIINNYPDIKILVISMFDDERYVHHMMEMGANGYILKNAEPEEVEKAISNVLKYGYYFNDLVNDVVKKGFGKSNTSNHFGFKDNINLTQREAEILILISKEYTNSEIADKIHLSPRTVESYRQELLKKIGAKNTAGLVKFAVKNKLID